A window of the Diospyros lotus cultivar Yz01 unplaced genomic scaffold, ASM1463336v1 superscaf1, whole genome shotgun sequence genome harbors these coding sequences:
- the LOC127793253 gene encoding transcription factor DICHOTOMA-like — MFSSNSNGYSLPNSVHEINPNYFSPFFHYEDDVVLQNFHELFLQPALTADCAAAGTAMAEKGECEKQILRKRSSKKDRHSKITTAQGPRDRRMRLSLEVAREFFNLQDMLGFDKASKTVEWLLTKSKGAIEELTGGIKKSFSDGANSASSTSECEVVSGTNTSVATGDVMIQSQIHKAKPPSASSAKEIKKSARSVARKSAFHPLARESREKARARARERTREKNESKFPVEGVNHEVNGRLGSSWSTDPFEYGEESAAQSHNISPFDIEALSSSMIFNNNLQSSGISEEHHFPDFQVYGKPWEAYNSINLS; from the exons ATGTTTTCTTCCAACAGCAATGGCTACTCTCTTCCTAATTCAGTCCATGAAATCAACCCCAATTACTTTTCTCCGTTCTTCCACTACGAAGACGACGTGGTCCTTCAGAACTTCCATGAGCTCTTCCTCCAGCCGGCCCTGACAGCAGACTGTGCCGCCGCCGGAACCGCCATGGCGGAGAAAGGAGAATGTGAAAAGCAGATTCTGAGAAAGAGATCTTCCAAGAAAGACCGCCACAGCAAGATCACCACGGCGCAAGGCCCGCGAGACCGGAGGATGAGATTGTCGCTTGAAGTTGCCCGGGAGTTCTTTAATCTGCAAGACATGCTGGGATTCGATAAAGCCAGCAAAACAGTCGAATGGTTGTTAACCAAGTCCAAGGGAGCCATCGAGGAGCTCACCGGAGGGATAAAGAAAAGCTTCAGCGACGGCGCAAACAGTGCATCCTCCACTTCTGAGTGTGAAGTTGTGTCCGGGACCAACACTTCTGTGGCCACTGGAGATGTCATGATCCAATCCCAAATCCATAAAGCCAAGCCGCCCTCGGCTTCTTCTGCCAAGGAAATCAAGAAGTCGGCCAGATCAGTGGCCCGCAAATCTGCATTTCACCCTCTTGCGAGAGAGTCTAGGGagaaggcgagggcgagggcaagggAAAGGACTAGAGAGAAGAATGAATCGAAATTTCCAGTGGAAGGGGTGAATCATGAAGTGAATGGCCGATTAGGGTCTTCTTGGAGCACTGATCCCTTCGAATATGGAGAAGAATCCGCTGCTCAAAGCCACAACATCAGCCCCTTCGACATTGAAGCGCTCAGTTCATCCATGATTTTCAACAACAATCTGCAAAGCAGTGGGATATCTGAAGAG CATCATTTCCCAGACTTCCAAGTTTATGGCAAGCCATGGGAGGCCTACAACAGTATAAATCTAAGCTAA